From Pseudoalteromonas sp. DL-6, one genomic window encodes:
- the pabC gene encoding aminodeoxychorismate lyase, translating to MQTIITASETSSISTRDRGLNYGDGFFTTAMVTDGQVEHWAYHKARLIECAQRLGFPLLEFNSLESQITQQIASHPQAVLKIVITRGEGGRGYAPPSECNLNIIVSVLPYPDHYNSLTDSGISLAISPIKLAVQPHLAGLKTLNRLEQVLVKNALQTQHSDDALVLDYNNNVIETSAANIFAIKNHKIFSPRLDECGIKGVFLQSLCDKLAVEFKTVGVDELTQADAVFICNSLMKIVPVKSIDEHCFDIVHSQSLLNELLAKEA from the coding sequence CGATGGCTTTTTTACCACCGCAATGGTTACTGATGGACAAGTTGAGCATTGGGCTTATCATAAAGCACGTTTAATTGAATGTGCGCAGCGTTTGGGCTTTCCTCTACTTGAGTTTAATTCATTAGAGTCGCAGATCACTCAGCAAATAGCATCACATCCTCAAGCGGTCCTTAAAATCGTGATAACACGAGGCGAGGGCGGGCGAGGCTATGCGCCACCAAGCGAATGTAATTTAAATATTATTGTGAGTGTTTTACCTTATCCAGATCATTACAACAGCTTAACAGATTCGGGAATTAGCTTAGCTATTAGCCCGATTAAGTTGGCTGTTCAACCTCATTTAGCTGGGCTAAAAACCTTAAATAGGCTTGAACAAGTACTGGTCAAAAATGCCCTACAAACCCAACACAGCGATGATGCGCTAGTGCTTGATTACAACAACAATGTAATAGAAACCTCAGCGGCTAATATTTTTGCAATTAAAAATCATAAAATATTTAGCCCAAGGCTGGATGAATGCGGCATTAAAGGTGTTTTTCTGCAATCTTTATGTGATAAATTAGCGGTTGAGTTTAAAACTGTCGGCGTTGATGAGCTTACCCAAGCAGACGCCGTATTTATCTGTAACAGCTTAATGAAAATTGTGCCTGTAAAAAGTATAGACGAGCACTGTTTTGATATTGTGCATAGCCAATCATTACTAAACGAGTTACTAGCCAAGGAGGCTTAG
- the mltG gene encoding endolytic transglycosylase MltG has translation MLKVILSVLLLAFFSSVIGYQQLQATIETPLKVAQSTQFEVKKGTGFNKLCRQWQQQQWLEDCWRFQILAKLDPTLTDLKAGLYELSADSVINNIKKINQGEQVSFSFTIIEGQALRDVLNTVKIAPHLQNDLKLEQLGEQIIGKQTHLEGWLFPDTYHYHSNDNASSLLKRAAQKMQQTLADAWQQRASDLPYNTAYEALIMASIIEKETALASERPLIASAFINRLNINMRLQTDPTVIYGLGEDFDGDIKRKDLRNYTPYNTYRINGLPPTPIAMPSKEAILAAVNPPKSEYVYFVAKGDGSHQFSTTLKQHNAAVNRYILNKKN, from the coding sequence GTGTTAAAAGTTATATTATCAGTATTACTACTGGCTTTTTTTAGCTCAGTGATTGGCTACCAGCAATTACAAGCAACCATTGAAACGCCATTAAAGGTGGCGCAGAGCACTCAATTTGAAGTTAAAAAAGGCACCGGCTTTAATAAGTTGTGCCGTCAATGGCAGCAACAACAGTGGCTAGAAGACTGCTGGCGGTTTCAAATATTAGCTAAACTAGACCCTACATTAACTGACTTAAAAGCGGGTTTGTACGAGTTAAGCGCGGATAGCGTGATCAACAATATAAAAAAAATAAACCAAGGAGAGCAAGTTAGCTTTAGTTTTACCATTATTGAAGGTCAAGCACTTAGAGATGTATTAAATACGGTAAAAATTGCTCCACATTTACAAAACGATTTAAAACTCGAGCAGCTTGGCGAGCAAATAATCGGCAAGCAAACTCACCTTGAAGGGTGGTTGTTTCCCGATACTTATCATTATCATAGTAACGACAATGCGAGTAGTTTATTAAAGCGTGCAGCGCAAAAAATGCAGCAAACATTGGCAGATGCATGGCAGCAACGGGCAAGTGATTTACCTTACAACACTGCCTATGAAGCCCTGATCATGGCTTCAATAATCGAAAAAGAAACCGCGCTTGCCAGTGAACGTCCGTTAATTGCTTCGGCGTTTATTAACCGCTTAAATATCAATATGCGCTTACAAACCGATCCAACCGTAATATATGGACTAGGCGAAGATTTTGATGGCGATATTAAACGTAAAGACTTGAGAAATTACACCCCGTATAATACCTATCGTATTAACGGATTACCGCCCACACCGATTGCCATGCCCTCCAAAGAAGCCATTTTAGCGGCAGTAAACCCGCCTAAGAGCGAGTATGTTTATTTTGTAGCAAAAGGCGATGGTAGTCATCAGTTTTCAACCACATTAAAACAACATAATGCGGCGGTTAACCGGTATATTTTAAATAAAAAGAATTAG